The Arachis hypogaea cultivar Tifrunner chromosome 14, arahy.Tifrunner.gnm2.J5K5, whole genome shotgun sequence genome has a segment encoding these proteins:
- the LOC140178650 gene encoding protein FAR-RED IMPAIRED RESPONSE 1-like, with protein sequence MKEKNQNFFFELNLEGNHCIKHAFWADARSRAAFEYFGDVVSFDATYNTNRYNLVLGSFVGMNHDGQSTLLGCALMKNEDIQSFKWLFECCLRCMGGKAPKGILTDQCASIQSAIELCMPTIIHRWCIWYIMKKIPHKLNGYKRHDEIEQEMSHVVWNSYIKDTFDRNWNDFLTKYGLGGNKWLSSN encoded by the exons atgaaagagaagaaccaaaattTCTTCTTTGAGCTCAACCTTGAAGGCAATCACTGCATTAAACATGCATtctgggccgatgcaagaagtagGGCCGcatttgagtatttcggagatgtgGTTTCATTCGACGCTACCTATAACACAAACAG GTACAATCTGGTTTTAGGTTCTTTTGTGGGCATGAATCACGACGGCCAGTCGACACTTCTCGGATGCGCGCtgatgaaaaatgaggacatccaatcattcaaatggctatTTGAGTGTTGTCTACGTTGCATGGGAGGGAAggcaccaaaaggcattcttactGATCAATGCGCATCGATTCAAAGCGCAATTGAGCTGTGCATGCCAACAATAATTCACCGGTGGTGCATCTGgtacatcatgaagaagatcccaCACAAACTAAACGGTTACAAGCGACACGATGAAATTGAACAAGagatgagccatgttgtttggaactcatACATAAAAGACACATTTGATAGAAACTGGAACGATTTCCTCACAAAGTACGGCCTTGGAGGGAACAAGTGGCTTTCAAGTAATTGA